The nucleotide sequence GACAAGGTGCGCCCCTGCCAGGAATTCATGCTGAAGTAACTAGGTGAGCCCAGAGTATTTTGAATCTGTGAATGCGGCCCAGAAAGAACAGGCAATCAGGCAAAACTTGGAATGCACAGGAAACACGCTTCAGTCTCTTGTTGCCCAAACCAAGCCTGCATGGGCACAGAAGGCCAATGTTTCAGATGGGAGCCGCCACTCAAGTGTAAGAGAGCAGGTTCAGGTCATAACAGCCATCCACCTGCAACACAAAAGACAATCAGTTCAGACCTACTCAGGGCGATGCAAACCAAGCAGAGGGAAAGGATCACTCACATCAAAGCGGCCGATCCTCGTGGAGGTGTGATTGGCCCGGATCATCTCCGTCAGTGCCCACATCTGCTGCACCTCCGAGGAAACGCTGCTGGGGTCTGGAAGACCCTGATCCAGAAGGGACGGGGTTAGTGGCCATGAGTTTCTCCCCAGAAGTGCCCTTACAGCTCCAGAGAGGCCACGCTAAGGGACCCTCCAGCTGAAACCAGTAACATTCCCAGATAATTGGGGATCATGAGTTTGGGGCCTAATGTTCAGTGGGCAGCCCAGCCCCCCCTCACTAGAGATGCCTCAAATACCACACAGCACCCAAGAAGATGGCACAGATTGAACCAAGGTCCCTGGGTCCAGCCCCAGATTCTTACAGAAATGGGCCAACCTGTACTTGTGCTGGACACCAAAGCCACTCACACATGGTTCTTACCCAGGGTGAGAATTTACCTCAAGGAGTGGGGCAGGCGGCTCACAGGATACTGGGTGGGAGAGCCACTTGGGGAAGGTCTTGGAGGGGCTCTGCAAAGCAAAGGGGTAATGTCCTGAGTAAGGCAGAGTGGGAGAGCACTGGTACCTGAGAGCAGAGAGAAGGGCCGTTGAGGCTGAGACACTGAGAAAACCCTGTTCAGTAGGCTCACATAAGCCTGAGGGAAGAATCAGACTACTAAAATCTCCTGCTGTGCAGGAGAACCCAGGAATATATGCAACAAAAGTGTCTCCCAGAACCTAAAGTTCCATTTCTGAAAGCGGTGGGTGGCCCCAAAGGTCAGGGGATACAGGGACAAACCCTTATCTCCCATCATGAACTTCCAGCATTTATACCCAACTAACTTCCAAGAAGGCTTCCTTCTGAGTCTCACCATCCTCACCCATCACCCACTCCACTGCTCCAGCTTTCCAAGCCATATCTGGAAACCACTTGGGGACAACAGTTTTAGGTTAGTCACTTACCTTTGGTCCTTGTTGGTAAATTTGAAGCTCCTCCACTGTGAAAGACAGCCACAGTGGTGATGGCTGCCGCAGAATCAGACGAAGCTCCAGTACTTTGGCCATGTCACACAGcatctgacacacacacacaaggaccaaaAAAACACCCAGTTCACTGCCCAAGAACCTCCCAAACAGTGGTAAGCCAACATACTATCTCTCTACGCCTTTAGAGACGAACAATAGTCTCTCCAAGGCACTTGCCTGGAAGTCATAAACCCAGCCAGTGTCTTATCCCCTTCTTCCCTCATGCTACACTGGTCTAATCCCCAGGCCTACTGTAAATCCTCACTGGGCTGTCCTGGCCACGTTGAGGCCCAGCTGACCTGGTGCTTGAACAGCGATACATAATCCTGGGCTCCCTCCTCACTGTGTGGGTCAGGCATCAGACAGTAGTCCCGCAGACAGGTCACCCATTTGCTTGATGTGTGCATTGTGGTATGCTGACGGACACGGATGCTCAAAAAGGCTGTATAGTAATTCTTAAATGTGATCTCCTGCAACTAGAGCACACAAAACCCACCATGACAAATCAGGCCTGAGACACTCAATGAGATCATCCTGTCTTTCTTTTGGAATGCACTCTTCTGCTAAACAAATTCAATAAGCATCACTGGGCCCCAAAGACAATTTTGCTTTCCTAAAGGTGCTCACAGTCTAAATCAGTAAAACAAACCACAACCACAGATCTTAACACATATCCAAGATGATGTCAGGGGTTAGAACCTTACtcctggaggaagcagaaaatgttCACACGAGGCCTGGGATGATGTTTATCAAGTAGACCAAGAAAAGTAGGTAATGTAAAAGCAGAATATGTAAAAAAGCATTAGAGCAgcaggcatggctcaaagtgttagaacacctgcttcaaaagcatgaagtcctacgtggcgctggtggctcatgcctgtaatcctagctactctggaggcagaaattaggaggatcgcagtttgaagccagcctgggaaaatagttcacaagaccctatctcaaaaaaacctaacacaaaaagggctagtggagtggctcaaggtgtaggccctgagttcaagccctagtacagcaaaaaaaaaaagaaagaaagaaaaggcacaaagccctgagttcaaaccccagcactacctcCCCCACCAAATTAAAAATCACCAGAGTAAGAGAACCTGGCACAGCATAGGGAGCAATTCAGCCTGGTTACAGCAGTGGTCCTCTACATACATCAGGGTCACCCAATAGACTTTGAAAAAATACAGGTGTTGTAGGCTTCACCTCAACTCTAACTGACTCAGGTTTTAATTAGGGTTAGGTCCTTTAATTAGGTTTCTGGTAATAGTAAGGAACAACCTGTAAATAACCACACACTGTAACACAAAATGCATGGGTCAGAGAGGGCAGATGGGGTGCAGGTATGGAATGGCCCAGAGTGCCAGGCCATTAGAGTAGCCTTTGTCCTCTGTGTTGAGATCTTGCAGTGTCCAGTCGCTGTCAGCCGATATGCAAACGCAACTGGAGATTGGAAACTACAGACATTGCGAGGGAAGATCCTAATGAGGTATGAGTTGCACATGACCTCTGGCAGGGACTGGAGGGATACCTACAGAGGAGGCAGGTTTTGGGATAAATCATTGTTTAATGATTCCCCAACTGTGGCCAGAAACAAAGTGACCTCTCACCTCTATTTGGTTCATAAATGTATTTCCAGCACCACCTAGCCTATTCTCTGGTACCTCCGTGCCAGCGATGTCCTGGACCCTGAACGTAAGGGAATGGATGTCGAAAAGAACAGGACAGGAATTTGTCTTCTAGTAAATACTGTACATGCTACTGAGGAAATAATGAATGGTTAAATAATTCGTTAGGGCCAGAGACACTGCAGAAGCTTTCCATAAAAGATCAAATGCCTGGGAAACGCCCAAGTTCCCAGATCTACCCCGCCCAGGAGCCCTGGTTACGTCCAACGGGACTAGCTCACCTCGAAAGGCGCAACGCTGGGAAAGGTGACATCGATGACCAGTACACCAGGTCGACCTTGGGATGTCCGCACATCGCCCacttgaagagctacagtgcctTTCACATGACAGGGCACTGATACACGGGACATGGTGCCAGGGGCTGCGACCAAGCGCAATCGCCGCTTGGAGCTTCCCACCACTATTCCTTCCCGGCTTCCCCCACCGAGCTCCAGGAACTACAACTCCCGGGAGGCCTTGCGCTCAGCCAGACCAGCCAATCGCCAATGGCTATGCAGGCCTGGAGTCGGAAGTGCCCACGGAAGTTTTTCTTTAGCCAGTCACCACGCGAGCCTTAGAGCCGACTGTGGGCGGTGCCATGCAACCGCCTGGATCGTTCTGTATCCAAATCACGTGAACAGTTTTGGCACCCGTAATTTCGCTAGGTTTCTGCTGCTGGAGTGGGGCAGTTAAAGTGTGTAAAGCCATGAACACAAATTAGCACAATGACTGACTGGCATTAATCGCAAAAATAGACTGCCGTCATTAATCGGAAAAACAGatactagaatttttttttttaatgcagggaCCAGGGGTGATGGTACACTTTTGTAATCCCAACAGTTGGGCGTGAAGGCtgaaggatcacgagttcaaggccaacctgagctacatagcaagacaccccccccagtctcaaaaacatagagatatatatacatacatatacatatagagaGACTATATATAATAGTAATCATAATAAAATGTTGGGGGTTAGCACAGTAGTAGAGCATTTACTTAGTATGCCCGAGCAGCTTGgctgatctccagcactgaaaaaaaagagaagaaaaaaaaaaaaaggtttgaacAGATACTCCACAAACGATAAATAGCCAACAAACCATGAAATATGTTTAACACTATCAGGAAATATATATTAGAACATCCACTAAACAAGCTAAGAAAGTGGAGTACCTGGAACGCTTATTCATTGATTTCCAATTTACTTTGAAAAACACTGACCTTTCTTACAAAATTTATAGCCACAATATGATCCAGCTTTTGCACCCTAATGTATTTACATAAGGGAAATGAATGCATACTTCCAATCAAgttattattcataataaccaaagcTTGGAAATCATACAAACATCCAACAGAAGAACAGATATAATAATTGCAGTTCAACCATATAATGTAATACTACtcatcagtaaaaaaaaaaaaaaaaatgcacaacaggtgggcctgtaatcctagctactcaagaagcagagatcaggaggatcaatgttcaaAGCCACAACAGGCAAATAGTTACTGAGACCTATcttagaaaaacccatcacaaaaaagggctggtagagtgactcaaggtgtaggcccttagttcaaactccagtaccacaaaaaaaaaaaaaaaaaagaataaacagggCATGATAGGGCATATTAGCAATCTCATCTAATCAGGAgattaaagcaggaggatcacaagctttCAGCCACCCTGAGCAATtcagtgagaacctatctcaataaaattaaaaggggctaggggtgtaactcagtggtagggcatttaCGTAGCAGAtgtggctctgggttcaatccccatactgaaaaaaaccaaaacaaacaaattaaaaaaaaaaaaaaacagctggagctgggcagatcaggaggattgtggttcaaagccagcccagagcaaatagttcaggagaccctatactgaaaaacccatcacaataaagggttggaagagtggctcaagcagtaagagtgccagcctagcaaacatgagaccctatgttcAAATGccaatatggaaaaaaataaataaataaaggagagcCTAAAATTTGATTGAGTTTACACaagaatttttggaaaatataccATCACCCTCACCTGGTTGATTACACCTAGAAAAGAGTAAAGGTTAAAACTAATTAAAAGCCCCCAGGGACTAAGTACTGTTGGTTTAATTCTGTaaactagctacttgggaggttgagatcaggaggatggtggttccaggccagcccaggcaaagagttcaagagacccatcacaaaataaccagagtaagccaggcacccatggctaACACCTATGGTATgaactactctggaggcaaagagcAGAGGGATCATGGCTCAGAGCAGCCTAGGCAAAgtcatgagactttatctcaaaaatacccggcagaaaaagggctggtgctgggcgccagtggctcacgcctataatcctagctactcaggaggcagagatcaagaggattgcggttggaagccagcccaggcaaatagttctcgagaccctatctcaaaaaaaaacaggctggcggaatggctcaagtggaagaccaattgcctagcaagcatgaggccctgagttcaaacctctataaaccccactaccaccaaaaaataaaataatacatagaaAACAATACATATTAACAACATATTTATCATAACTATCCAGATTCTTGTGGAAAAAAAATGCCTCAAAGGTTATCAGTTAAGTCTGATTTATAGATGTGAAACCTGAGGCCAGAAAAGATCCAATCATTCTCAAaccaggaaaacagtgtgaaatAAGGCTAAAACCAAGACCTCTCTTAGGCTCCCAACTTGTTATGAGAGCCCCCAGCCATGAAAGCCTAGCTCTGAGCCTGAACATTCAAATACATTAAGAGAAAACAGaatagaatataaagaaaaatgggaaaatgaatttattttgttttagtcaaAACTGGGAAAGAGAGAAATTCTTAATCTGTCTCCCCTTGTCTAAGCAATGTTATAATttatagaaagaatgaaacaaaagtcAGGAAATATGCACATGGAAATAGTCTTTCTCCTGGAAGATGGGCCTTCTGGTGTTAGGGTTCTTGCAGGTGGTCCATTTTCCTTCCCAGCATGGGATTTCCTTCAGGAATCCTAATTCCTAGGGCCCCATTACAACCTCACAGATCGGAACCCTCTAGGCAATGGTCAGCTTCTGGTGACCAGCATCTCTTCTGTTTTGAGGGGCCCCAGAAACAAAGTTCCTCACAGTCCATGGGGTTTTCATGATCAGGTGCCAAACAGTTCCAAGTCCAGCATTTCAGTCCAGTCTAAGGAACAGACTGGAAAAGTTGTACCTTCCCAGTTCAATCCTAGATATTTTAGTGGCAGAAAATAGCTCCTGTCTTCCTGTTGACTATTGTCAGGGGAAAACAATTTGTAACCTTAAATCTCCTGGAATGTCCATCTTCGTTTTGACTCAGGCTAATGATTCAACTGCTTAGATCCTGCAAAGTTTCTGAGATTTTCCTGTTCAGGGAGCCTGCCCGCAGTGGAACAGAGGTCTCCCCAAATTCCAGAAGGCTTGGGCTCTCTAGGTATCAAGAGAATATAATGAGGCTCTAATCTTTTTACCCCAGCTCTAAGAGCACAGCAACCAACAGATTGAACGGTGTGACCTTTCATTGCAGAAGTATCTTACCTGATAGCCCCCACTCTAGCCCCTTCAATGTATTGCCTACACTTCTGTAGGCtggccttttctcttttctctatttttctttcttcttttcttccctctacTCTCCTTCCcaactctctctttccctcccttccccttctctcctctGTCCACAGGGTATCACTacatagcccaaactggccttaaactcacaatcctcctacctcaccaccttaccctcctgagtagctgggatttatagGTGTCTGCCACCcatctagttttttcttttttttttaattaattaatttatttggtgggactggggtttgaatttagagcttctcacttgcaaagcaggtgctctaccacttgagccacacctccagtccattttgctctggttactttgaagatggggggtctcacaaactatttgcctgaactggcctcaaactgtgatcttccttatctcaatctaccaagtagctagtattataggcatgaaccaagGCTCCCAACTCTAGtctagttttaaatttaaattttcagggTCTTTTCTCAAATTCCTAGATTAATCTGCACATTGTCAGAATGGTCACCGTATTTTATTGTGGTCATTACCTAAACTCTGTCTTCCATACTGGCTTATGTGGGGTATGAGGTCAAGAACGGAGTCCATCTGGTCAATGGCTATGTCTCACATCTCCTAGTATCATGATGGCAATAGCAAGTGGTGCATTTCAAATGAACACattattgtttgattttttttttgcagtaccaccaaaaaataaaaatgtaaataaataaatagtctaACATGAGTAATTGAGATCCTTGAAAGAGAGGAAACAAAAAGTTTCCAAATTTGAACAATAtgagggaggtgtggctcaagcagtagagcacctgttttgcaagtgtgaagcccttacaGGATGCTGGTGgtccacacctataattccagctacttgacaggatgagatccagaggatcatggtttgagtccagcccaggcaaatagttctcaagatccctcatctccaaaataaacagagaaaaacagactggaggtgtggcttatttggtagagcacatgctttgcaattacaaaaccctgagttcaaaccttggtcccactaaaaaaaaaaaaaaaaaaacttaaaaaattttaaattaaaaaaaggaaaaggaaagcaatATAAGGCGGGTGTGGTGGCACTTACCTATAAtgtcagcactcagaaggctgaggcaggaagatcatgagtttgaggccagcttgggctacatatcaagatcttctctcaaaaaaaaattgactcactcctgtaatctagctactcaggattgcagttggaagtcagaccgggcaaatagttcgagaaaccttatttcaaaaaacacccttcacaaaaaagggctggtggagtagctcaagatgtaggctctgagttcaaatcccagtaccacaaaaaaaaaaccagtgaaaaaagaaaagttattaaaGTAATCAGACAGGGGAGAGTGGCAGGACAACACACACCTATAGAAGAACACAGGTATAACTACagagatttctcatcagaaataataaaatctagaaaaaaaattaggaaatgtcatgttttaatatttgagttttttttttttaatccaaggtTAGAGTAACAGGGTTTTTTTgtaggattgggatttgaactcaaggattcacgcatgcaaagcagtcactctacggcttgaaccacacctcaagTCCCTTCtgttctggtgattttggagatgggatcccaaaccaagatcctccctaactctgcctcccaagtactaggattacaggtgtgagccaccagtacccagctggaataatatttttaagcatgAAAAGAATAAATGTCAGATGGCATGGtgctacatacctgtaatcccagcactctggaagtggaggcaggaggattgggggTTCAAGGACAGTCTTGCCTATGTTGTGAGATTGTCtcaaaaaagaggggaaaaaagcctGGTggtagtgactcacacctgtaatcctggctactcaggagacagagatcaggaggattgtgatttgaagccagccaggcaaatagttggagagaccctatttcaaaaaatccttcacaaaaataaggctggtggagtggttcaaggtgaaggccctaagttcaaacaccagtacagcaaaaaaaaaaaaaaaagaactaggagtatagttcagtggtagagtggctgcttagCATGtaggaggtcctgggttccatcctccagtaccacaaaaacaaaacaaaacaatcctcAGTAgtgtaaattaaattaaaaacaatggcAAAATGCAGCCTTTTTTAGGTGAATTTTTCACCAGCAGATTTACATTGTAAGAAGTATCAAAAGCACAGGAAGAGGTTGGGTCTAGCTTGTGGTCCattgcttacctagcatgcacaagcctctgagtttgatccccaaaacagcaaaaaaaagaaaaaaaagaaggggctggtggagtgactagctcaggtggtagagtgcctgcctagcaagcatgaggccctgagttcaaaccccagtactgcaaaaaagttccaggccagcctgagctacggatgagaccctgtctcaaaaaaaaattgtctgggtgccagtggctcatgtctgtaattgctactcaggaggcagagatcaggaggatcatcactcaaagccagcctgggcaaatagtttttgagaccctatcttgaaaaaacatatcacaaaaaagggctggcagagtggctcaagtggtaagctctgaattcaaaccccagtaccacacacacacacacacacacaaaatcagcaAGTAAAGAACATAGAATAAATTGGGGcaatgagaaaaacagaagctTGGTAGAACTAAACTAAGTCATACCCAtgttaaataaaaacaacaagagGTCATTGTTTTGGACTAAGCTCCTGCACTAGGCTTCAAGTCACCaggctaaaaataaaatagaattagtCAAACCAAAGTTCCATATCACCAAGCTAAAACTAGACTGTTTATCTGAATTTCCAAGAAATCAGGCTGTTATCTTTGATTTCTTGGAGATATTTCCCAAACAGGccatttttttgtcttgtttttttgagtCAGTATCTCTTTATGTagccaagctgacctcaaacccaaGATTCTCCTAACTaaacctccagagtgctggaattataggcatgatgCAAAAATTACAATCTTTCAGTCCTAAggcttaaacccagggccttctacATTTTAGCAAGCACTTACCACTAAATTACATTCCCAGCAAACAATACAGTTTCAATTGGCATACTACTGAAGTTCCATCTGCCTTAATCCTTACACAAAAAAGGTAATTTGATATTTAACCAATcagttattttttctattattggcTCCCTGTACTCGCCTTAtaaggaaagtaactttgaagtggccaatcagctttttgttttgttttctacttttttcagcccttttatgtgtATAAAACCAACCTCTTTTGCTAGGGTCATTGGAACACATGTtcagttttggggtttgtttttgttttttggcagtactggggtttgaactcagggcagttGCTAGagaggcattctatcacttgagccatacctccaaccagctgttttccttttctgagaCAACcacactgacctcaaactcacaattcccttgcttcagcctcctgagtactggtattacaggtgtattACCACATTCActgatttaaaactattttgttcTACAATAATATAACCACCTCACCCCTCTTTTAGTAACTGTTAGTATGGAATATATTTTCCCACCCTTTTACTTgtaatttgtttgtttctttatagcTAAAGTGAGCTTCCAAGGGACAGCATATAGATGGATCCTGTCTTGTGTTTGAATCCAATCTGCCAATCTCAACAAATTTAAAGATTTTagcatgccaggcactggtgactcacacccataattctagctacttgggaggctgagctctgcAGGCTCTTGGTTctaggtcagctcaggcaaatagttctccagaccccatatcaaaataactagagcaaaatgaactggaagtgtggctcaagcagtttaagtgtgaagccctgagttcaaactccagtcccactcaaaaaaaaaaaaaaaaatcttagcagGATGTGGTGGTGTACAACTATtatcctagcactggggaggctgaggcaggaggatggtgagatCCAGGCCAACccgggctgcatagtgagaccctgtctcaaaaaaaaaaaagaaaaaaaagtaaccaattacctttttttggtgggatggaacacagagggttttgttttgttttgttttgttttgttttttgtagtactagggcttgaactcagggcctaacaccttgagccactccaccagccctttttagtgttgtttttttcgagatagggtcttgcaaactattttgttTCTGCCTTCTTGAGTATTTagtattataagcatgagccactcaAGAACtacttacctgggctggcttctaaccatgctcctgctgatctctgccttctgagtagctaggatcacaggcgtgagccactggcgcttggctttcaattaatatttttatcattgaCTTTATGTTGAAATGATCATATATTCTATGCATTGGGTtaagtaaaatattattattttttatggtggtactgggatttgaactcagggtcatgtacttgctaagcaggtactctaccacttgagccataccaccagcccaagtaaaatattttgttaaaattggaCTAATAGAGTggcttagcaagcataaagtcctaagtttaaaccccagtactaccaaaaaaaaaaaaattacctgttGTTGGGCATGATAGCACATACTtgcacttaggaggctaagacagaaggctcatgagtttgaggccagctgggctataCAACAAGATCCTGCttcctaaaacaaaaataaagacgaAAAACAAAAATAACGTTAACCTGTTTCTGGGTTGGATTATTGCTCAATGACAGAATACTTGCATAGCATAGAATACTCTGTattctagccaggtgccagtggctcatgcctgaaatcctagcctGCCTGAAATCCATAGGAGGagcatggttcaaagccaccccaggcaaatagctcttgagaccctgtctcaaaaatacccatcacgaaaagggctggtggagtggttcaaggtgaaggccctgagttcaagccccagtaccacaaaaaaaaattaattggctagttaatgttatttttcaataCTAAACCTTTGACATTTGTGTCAATACATTTCAATTTGGACTAGCCATGTTTTAGTGCTTGATACTAACTTATTTGACAACATATCCCTAAAATGTCTACCCTGGAGAAGCAGGACCTGTCTTGCCTTGTTCACGGTGAAATTTCCAGCACTTAGAATTAGGCTTGGTACATAGGCATTCAATAAGTGTTTGCTAAATCAATGAATGAGTGAAGTGGCATTCCTTAAAGTAATTTCTTACTTAGCAATCCTCAAGCATAATCAGAACAGTTAGTGCCATCTACTGGATGACAGAGCCACTCACTTTTGAGAATCCGGCTGATAGGGCTGGCTGGCTGGGAATGATATTTCTTACCTGAGCCTTGAATCCCCAACTTCCCAAAAAACATCTCTTCCAGCACTTAGCTTCTAGTACTATCCAAGGCAAGTATTGTATTGAGAATCCCATCAATTGCCAAAAATAATGATGAATCAGTTGGGCAtggtatgcctgtaatcccagcactcaggaggtgaggaGGAGATCTGCAGGtggaggccagcttgagctacataaagagaccct is from Castor canadensis chromosome 17, mCasCan1.hap1v2, whole genome shotgun sequence and encodes:
- the Nicn1 gene encoding nicolin-1, with translation MSRVSVPCHVKGTVALQVGDVRTSQGRPGVLVIDVTFPSVAPFELQEITFKNYYTAFLSIRVRQHTTMHTSSKWVTCLRDYCLMPDPHSEEGAQDYVSLFKHQMLCDMAKVLELRLILRQPSPLWLSFTVEELQIYQQGPKSPSKTFPKWLSHPVSCEPPAPLLEGLPDPSSVSSEVQQMWALTEMIRANHTSTRIGRFDVDGCYDLNLLSYT